A region of the Diceros bicornis minor isolate mBicDic1 chromosome 30, mDicBic1.mat.cur, whole genome shotgun sequence genome:
tCTATCTTGACTGAGAGGGCCTAGACCCCAAGTTTGGGAATATGGTTCACTTTCCAAGTGTGAGTTTTCCTTTTGACCTGTAGGCAAGCAGGCTGCTTCTATAAGCTGATTTGAATATTTGTGTTTCCTTGGATTCCTTTATGAACTGAAGATTGCAGCCctctgattctggtttcatttgcccttggggttttaaaatgtaagttgATTGAGTTATGATGTGAGTAAGGGAAGAAAATTGTGGAACCAAATAGAAGTTTTGTTCCATTTaggcaagagaacctcaagatGTGAGATGGGTTTATTTAAGCTCTCAGGTACATatcacttttgttgttgttgttgtttggttttggtgaggaagattagccctgagctaacatctgtgcccatcttcctctattttggatgtgggtcactgccacagcatggcttgacgagtggtgtgggtccatgcccaggatccaaacctgcaaacctcaggctgccaaagcagagcctgctgaacttaaccagcaggcatggggccagccccatattcCATTTTTAGGTCAGTTTTTGTGTGTCCATGTCCCTAGAAAGCTTTGATATTTAAAAGGATATAGTATTCCTAAGGCAAATGAATTCCTATTTTAATGTATTCAAGGAAAGAGCACTTGAGTTTCTATTTTCATTGATATGAGGAAACAGGTCAAATCTTCTGTAAATCTTTAAAATTCCTAGTTTATGTCAGGGCTTAATTGCAAACCCCTAATGCATTATAATATACTGCTCCATCCTGATAATATCCCCAGTGTAAATATAGTGGACTGACAAACTATAATGTCCTTTATCCTTTCTGTTGGGAAGGGATTTGTAAATTTTTTATGGTTTATAGTTTTATATCTATTAGTGTTTAATGGACTAAATCTTGAGGTGGTTTCCTATgtagaaatgttaaaattaaattaaattttcaccaaaagttatttaaaaataatgatcaagCATCAGGAAATATAGTGTATATAAATTTCTCTCcttattgtaaataaataatgcaTAGGAAGGTTTAAAAAATTCCTGAGAGGAAACTAACTTAAAAAGACTCCCTGCCTGTGTATCCTGCCCCACTCCTCTGCTCTCACTCCAGCCCCCCTCAAATGACCAGTTTTGGAGAACTGCTTCATCCTCCTGTTAgtgtttatataaaaacaagccagtGTGAAGGCTTCTTTTTCTCACCTGTGTTTGCTTTTGTAGTGAGTAGCCAGAATCCACATATTTGGTGCTTGGCTTCTGAACACAAGCCTcacccctccctttcccctagGCCTTCTTGTCTGGACAGGCTGATGGGAAAGCCTGGAGGCTCCTGCACTGTGAGCTGCTGCTTGCTGGGCAGCTCCTCCTGTGAGCTGTGCTGCCCTGTGTGCACTGTTGACTCCAGCAAACCTGGATTCTAATTACAGGGGGTTCCAAGTTGGCAGTTTGGGAAATTCTTGGCGGTTTTCCTTGACTTTGGGAGCAGGCATACAGGAATGAGGCCATCAGTCCATATCTTGAGTGGAATCCGTCTGTGTGTTTGGAGTGAAGGTGAGACAGAGGATGGAGTTACCTTGACATTAGCAGGAGCCTGGGGTTATACGGATGATTATACCCTGTGAATGAGCTGAGCCCATCAGATGGTCACTTCCTAAAGAGCAGTCATtgcagagaggaagaagagacaggAAAATACAGTCAGTAGGTAGCAACATTAGAGAGGGCTCACCAGGACCCCTAagtaactctgctgctgtggCCAGCCCTGCATCTATTACAACAAAGATCCCAACTCTCTGGGTTGTAGTGACAACACCCACAGTCTGAGTTGGGTGCAGCAAAGAGATTAGTTCAAACCCGACTTAAGCCTGGGTTCCTTAAACTCTATAAAGCAACCAGTTGTCATGGAGGAGGCCTCTAACCCTGATGGCAGTGACTGAGGCTCTCAGGAGGAGGACCTTAAGTTGTCCATAGGTTTCTGATGCAAGAACCTGCCCTGGTGCCACATTATATGCCCTTAGAGCTGCAATTATCTCCAGGTACTGAGATTTCTTGAACATAGAGGGTCTCACAAGCACTGAGCATGTGACCCTCTACTGAGTTGCCTATAGTGCCTTTGGCTCTGCAGAGCGCACCCTGCCTGCTCTGCCTGGTGACTGACACATGTTTGTGATATGATGGAGCATAACCTTGGCCCTGCAACTTATGCCACCTGCAGGAGGAGAATGGCATTTCTTTCTTCAGTTCTTTGAAAGATGACTCGGGTAATAGAAGGGGTTCACCCCTCTCCCAGACACCTTGGTTCCCTGGGTAGTTCCTTGGGGTTAACTGAATGCACAGCACTGAGGAGTGCATAGACTTGAAGGATGACAGTACACATTCATACATGATGGAGCTCAGTGGAGAGTTCCTGTTCCTCATCCCTTAATTGGGACATCCCCTGATGACCCAAACCCGAGGGTCACCACATCTAACCAAACATCAGGCAGTCATCTTACTCCTGGCCAAACATTGGCCTCATCTGCATATTTTCACAAAGTCTTGGATGATTGTCTAAGAGATGCCCCTTGAATTTTGAGAATCTCTTGACCCAGAGATACTCAAAATAGAAATCAAGGTAACACTTGTCTGTACATTACTAGGTCTACAATACGAGGACTCACCAGGACACTCATTATCCTGGTGTTGGAGGATATAGGTTCTATCCTATAGGTCGGAGTTCTGACACTACTAACAGTAACTATGGCACTTCTCAGAGAATACAGTGCCCTGTTCTCCAACAAGACATTCGATGCAAGTTCCACCTCCCGTATGGGTCTCAGGCTCATAGAGCACCATACTGGCTTATTGAAATATGTTGAAGTTAGTTGAATGAGAGATGTGTTGTTTCCTTCAGCAGGGATGAATTATAATGACTCTGTCTTCATCTTTTTCTTGAAAGATTTCAGGGTTTTTTGACCagctttaggtttacagaaaaattgatcagAATTTACAGAGAGTTACACATGACTCTTCTCTTTGCCTCTGCACAGTTTACACTCTCTTTCACATTTTGTATTACTGTGGTACAATTGTTACAATTTCCAATCCCACATTGATGCATTTCCGTGCCCAGTGTACATTAGCATTGACTCTTTGTGTTATACAATGtatgggttttggcaaatgtataatgacatggatCCATCATTCCTGTATCATAGAGTGTAGTTTCACTTCCCTACaactcctctgtgctccacctcttgattcatccctcccccaacccccaaattCTTCACAACCAATGATCTTTCTACTGGCTCAcgctttgtcttttccagaatgtcatatacttggaatcatacactaCATAGCCTTGTCacattggcttctttcccttcgCAATATAATTTTAAGGTTCCTCCGtgtgttttcatggcttgatacctcatttctttttatcactgaacagtatttcattgtatggatgccccagtaattgttttttctatttgacTCTTGAAGGACATTTTGCTTAAAACTCTAACTCTTGCCAATTGTGAATAAAGcgcctataaacattcatgtgtaggttttgtgtgaacataatgtttcaactcatttggaaaaataccaaggagtgtgattgctggatcttacTCTATGTAGTAACagtgtatttttatttgaaagaaagtTCCTGTCTGTCATTGTGGGTGTACCAAATTCCGCTTTCACCAGCAATGACTGAGGATTACCTGTAGCTTTGCTTCTTCACTCATAGTTGGTGTTCTGAGTGTTTTGAGTTTTACTCATTTAACAAGTGTTTAATGGTCCCTCACTGttgttttatttgcaatttcCTAGTGACATTTCATGTGGAGCATGTGAAAATAAGCATATTGCTTATttcccatctatatatcttcttcagtgagaagtctgttcagattttttctcactctttaattgggttgtttgtcttctgactgatgagttttaagaattctttggatATTTCACATACCAGTCACTTATCCAATCAGtgttttacaaagattttctctcaCTGTGTTAATTGTGTTGTTATTCTCTTAACACTGTCTTTCTCAGAGCTTTCTCAGAgtggtttttcattttaatgaagtaaattttttttcttttgtggaccttgctttttggttttttatcTAAAAATTCATCTCCAAACCCAAGGCCatctatattttctcctatgttaccttctaggagtttattcctttagcatttcacatttagatctgtcatgtgttttgacttaatttttgtgaaagctgTAAGGCCCGTGTCTacattccttttgtgtgtgtgtgtttgcatgtggatTTCCATTATTTCCACCACTGTTTGtttaaaagactttctttttcattttcccttccttctttgtcaaagatcaattgactgtaTCTGTTTGGATCTCTAAGGAAAACCATTGACATGTATTCTTCCACCTTACTATACTCTCTTATTAATTCCATGAGTTATTTCTGTTGTTGTGAGTTCTTTCAGATGTTTCACAGAGACAATCATGTCATATGGAACAAATGTTATAAATTTAGCTACAGGTTTTGTGAAGATGTTCTTTCTCAAGTGGAAGTTGCCTTCTATTACTAGTttcttatcataaatggatgttggattttatcaaatggttttttattttctttccctcctcctttcctttctgatattagtaatttctgttttccctcctttctttgctATCTTGACTagatgtttatcaattttattagtatTATCAAGGAACCAGCTTTATTTGTTTGAATTTTCTGCATAGATTTCCCACAATgacattgatttcttttctttttttttttttttgtgaggagatcagctctgagctaacatccatgccaatcctcctcctccttttttttcccccccaaagccccagtagatagttgtatgtcatagctgcacatccttctagttgctgtatgtgggacgccgcctcagcatggctggagaagcggtgtgtcggtgcacgcccaggatctgaacccgggcctccagtagcggagtgcgagcacttaaccgctaagccacggggccggcccttacctacacattttgataaaacattttttaaaggttgCCCTTGAGTTTTCAGcatacatttacaactaacccACCTCCTCTGCCAAATAACACTCCACCACTTCCCTGTTATGCAGGTTCCTCTTAATACACTAGTCCCAATTTCCCCTTCCCTTTCATTTGTCACATTGCtgtcatttttatttcacttgtcCATAAGCCTCTCATTACAAAATACATTGTTGCtaatgttattttaaacaaagcaTCACCTGTTATATtaattataagaaatataaatatattttaccttcattttttcattttatgaaaatttttatcatttacattgtttctgataaatttttgaacattttattcAAAGTAGGTGTACTCATgacaaatttcctcaatttttgtctcagaaagtccttatttctcctttattgttGAAGGACAATTTTTCTTTACAGAGAATTCTAGGagactgttttttttattttcagaactttaaatatttcactctgctCTGCACTGGCTTGCATGGTTTTTGAAAAGAAGTCCAATTTAATTcagatctttgtttctttataccTAAGATGTATTTCTTCTCTGGCACTTCTCACTGTATTGCctgtcattgatttttctctagttTGAATACGATATCCTTGGGTGTGCACTTTTAGTTTATCATGTtcagtgttctctgagcttcctggatgtaCTTTTTGCCAACTATCATTAATTTTAGTAGATTTTGGTGATTATTACTTCACTTgttgcttctctttctttctgtctttcttttccttcagatgTCCCCATTACGTATAGTTTAAAATTTCTGTTAAAGAGAGTTGTCCTAGGCTTCACGGGTATCATCTGctgtcttttttgttatttttgcccTTGCATTAGACTTTGGTGAAATGGATTTTTTGTTTAATACAGATCTTCCTAAGAAGAGACTATCTGGCATATAATTCGAAAAGctgtcctttttttctcttttctaattttgGATACACCattttgccctgtgacctcaagaCTCTCATGGATCTAAGaataattgttgatttcaagtttgttcattttcttcctgTTAGGTCAAGAATGACAGTTCTAACTTCCGTAACTGCAGCATCAGAAGGTGGCAATGCCTGATCTAGAGTGGCTGGTCAGTAAACACTTCTTCTTGAAGTTGGGGAATAGAGATTTTATGTACTTTTAGAGGAAACCACTGTTAAGTCCTTCACAATTTTATAATCATGGGCAAATTTACCATCAAAACGTTTTGGACTTCAATGAACTCCCTTGCAATCTGTAGTTTTTAGCCTGCCCCTCAAGCCCAACAAGTATCAGACACACGGTTAGTATTTGACCAGAAAGAGTTCTTATGGCACATTATTGTCTCAGTATGTGTTGTATAAATTGGTGGGAGGTAGCCTTGAGTCACTTGAGTATAGAGATTTTATGGTCTAAGTTGTCATGCCGCCTTCTTTTTGTCTGAGAACTATCTTCCAAATAATATTTGAGCCCATCAAATCATacagagagagaatggaagaCCTGAGTCTACGATGAATATTACACAAGTTAAAAGCAATGATTCTCCACAAGAATATTTACATTCAGCCAGCTGCATCTGATTACCTGTAATGAACTAGAGTACTCTAAGACAATGTCTCCTGCTGGGCTTTGTTACAAGTTTGATTTCTACAGGCCTCCTGGACTCTCTGTTTGATGATGAGACTAGAAAAGAAGGCTTCTAGTAGtttattatgttttcatttattgaaACGTCATGCAGATTTGACCCCCTGTCTCATGAAGTGCTGTAATTGGTGAGTAATAAAGAAGGTAAAagaatttttctcaaaataaatcattagttttaaatgataatatttgttttatttgtataGTATTTCTGTCATTTCCCAACATGCTCTGTACCCTGCCATTAGAGAGAAATATGATGTAATATGATCACAGTAAAATGTGTAAATAATTTCCATCTGTTCAtaaagcttttagtttgatgagGAAGTATATACAGAAAAACTGAGTTTTTGACAATCATGGCATAGAATAAATGCTTAGAGATAAGAGAATCATATGTAAGTAAATTTCCTACAAATGGAGTATAGATCCCCACTGCTGTCAGTCTTATGCATTCTATTCTATACGTTTGTAATGTTTTAGGACTCAGTGGCTATTGAGGATGTGACTCTGATCTTCACTGCAGAGGAGTGGGCTTTACTGGATCCTTTACAGAAGAAACTCTACGGAGATGTGATGTGGGAAACTTTCAGGAACCTGGCCTCAATAGGTAAGAATGAGGACATTCTTTCACACTGTCAATCAGAGAAGAAGTGTTAGTTGTCCATTAACATTGTTCCAAGATATAGAATGTGGAAAgtggagaggttggtaaaaacaaacaaacaaacaaaaaactagaaattGTCATAGCTCAtcatggatttatttatttatttttttttgtgaggaagatcagccctgagctaacatccatgccaatcctcctctttttgctgaggaagaccagccctgagctaacatatattgctaa
Encoded here:
- the LOC131394563 gene encoding zinc finger protein 124-like; the encoded protein is MPDLEWLDSVAIEDVTLIFTAEEWALLDPLQKKLYGDVMWETFRNLASIGKTWEDHDIEDQYRNQGRKLRCGTLKIESSMSHENPDIL